ATGAAAATGTGGTACAATTGATGATCAGAGATGGTTTCCGTGGCCTATCAAGCTTCATCATGTAAGGAGGAAAACGAGGGAAATTCAATCTCGGAACCGCATCTTCCATGTGGGAATGTCGGGCACTCAATGAAATCAGATGCAGAAGAGTCCACGCACAAGTAAACTTGGTAGAGCTGACGATTGCCGCCTTGATCAACGTTGCACTCGATGAAAGGAGTGTACCCAACACCTTCTTGGATTGCCTCTTTTATCTTCTCTAAGCTGTAAAACTTTCCTGGACGAATTCCTACAATATACATGCAcaccagaaaatgaaaaaaaaaaaaaattgaagtggGCAGTAGCCCGGTTTGGTTGAGAAATTCAAcgagttattctttttttttttttttttttgtttagaaaaattattgaaTACTTTTATTGATCAGAAAGCATCTTTAAACCAAGTAGCATTGCAgctacctatatatatatatatatatatccacaGAAATTCAACGAGTTGACCAGTTCTAATCAATATTTGTGAAGTTGGGGTTTATATTAAATTCAACAATAAATTTAATCTGCTGACActgtgatgatgatgatgtatGAATGGGATACCTGCATCCTTGAGGACTTGGAGAAGATTTGACTTGTCTTTGAGGTCCAGAGCTGTTTGGAAGTACTGGTGCTGGTTGAGGAGAGAACAGGTTCCATGTTTCTCCCATTCGTGACTCCAGAACCTGACTCCGTCGCTGCTTGGGCAGGCGAGGGATGGCCATTCTTGCTGCATTCTCTTCACTAGATCCGACACCTATGTACATATTTCATATTTGGTTCGTCACAAATTCATTAATTATCCAGAAACAACATGCTCGTTCTCTTAACAATCATTGAACTTTAATTGATTTAGCATTTGTTGATCTGCTTATACTTTAGATTGACTTATTCTTACCATGCCGTCAGGAATTTTCTGGTATTTTCGGAGTTGCATTGAAAAAGAGAGAGCCCTCTTAAAGCTTATTCCAAGAAACTAAGACTAGCTACCAAATTGTACAacaaggttctcaattcaccaagACATTGGCTTGAAGTGTgagtgtgtgtctatatatatataaacagtAGGTGAAGTTTCCCACTCGCAAGTCGCAAGTCGCTCATTTTCAACTTACAAGTTTTAGGAATAGATTGGGGACTTGACGTAAAACTGAGAGCAACAATGTATAAAGCTATCGGAGTCACGACAAGCCAGCAAAGACTTAAATTCTCAGTCACTTGCCGAAGAAATATTAATAACCAGTTACTTGAGTAGTTTATCAATCAATTGTTTCTTGAATGCTCGATTGATAACGAATGGAAGGCGAAAAAAATCCATTTATGGGTACTTCTTTAACCCGGCCCCCAACAGCACATACATACAAAAAATTACTGTGTGTCCCGCCTGCCACTGCCAGCTCACCTCATCTTGATCAcaactctttcttttctttccttcttttgtttttttcaactAAATGCAATCAACTTTGTCCAATGGCATGATATCGGTTATCTATTTTCTATCCAAATTCACTATTCAAGTATTCAACTATGTACTGGGGGTGTGAGAGGCATCCGCATATCCTATATTGGAACTTAAATCCTTCAGATCTTGGAAATATTACCTCAGATTCATGAAAAGAACTTCCCTCATCGCAGTTTGATGGCCACGAGCCATCATTGCGGTTTGGCCACAGCCCATGAATGCTGAAATCTTCGGCAGGCTTCCCAGTGGTTGGATAGCAGCAACTACGCTCTGTGTCGCAGTATGAAGCAGGCCACTGCATCCAAGAAATTCACACATGGAACCTATTAAAGATAGTATACGTTGTACAAGATCaactaaaaaaataagagaatttgGCAATTGGAGGAAGAGACAGATTACAAATATGGCTATGGTTCACCTGTTGAACGAGGTAGAAGAAATCAAAATCGTTCTGGGCAACAGTTAAAACTGCTAAACATTGCAAAACCAAAAGGCTGAGAAATGCTGCACTTTTCAGTTTCATCCTCGTTTGCCTTGCAAGTTACTACAACTTAGCTGAACTTGATTTCTTCGAAGACTAGACTACTTGGGGATTGAACAATGCAAGACTCTGCTATTGGCTAGATACATAGCAGCATATATTTATAGGCAAGGATTGCACAGCCTTGAAAGGAATATGCGGATTGCGGAATAAATAATATACGCCAACGTACCTAACTTACTGACGTGGACATTGCTTACGTGGCTAGCGAAAGTCCATTCCATTCTGATAGTATCACGTGCTTATGGACATTTAGAGGTGAGTATATACGGACTTGTTTacgtatacatatacaattcaGGGCTCTAGTGATTAGTAGCCTTTctttgcattaataaacatgATAATTAATTAAGATGCTAAACCTTTGGCTTCATATGTAATTATGAAATGTAGAAAGAGTTTCATGGCGGAGATTGGCATGGCGTTTTTGACTTTCTGCTGGTGGTGGTCCTAAGCTGCAATATCCAAGGATTGATTTCGTTAGTAATTACCACTGTATTTTATATTGAGGTTGAGGTCccgtaaacaacaaaaaaaaaaaaaatcccacaaGATAAGCAGCCCTTTAGgtaatctcatttttttttctgtgttAATGTCTCATCAGAATAACTTAATTTGTAGGATAAGAATGGCCAGCCAGTGATGAATCAGCCATTTGTAGAATTGGTGTCCATTTGCAGTATGGAGACGAGAGGACACAACGTCTCTGGTTAACAGCTTTGAGTTTCCTTGACTGAAAATTTAAAATGAGAGTACACGTTTTAGAACGAAAAATTAACCTATTGATACGAAGAATGAACAAGTGGTATACTAAAGCCCTATTGACAATTAAAGAAATCAATTTTGTTACAATAATAGTTGTGGTATGAAAGTCTGTTCTCTTTTGGTAGATAGGAGTTGTTGGGTTCAATGGAGCTCCTTCAGATTAAACCTAACCACAACAGTTGAAATGGCAGAATAGGGATAAGGTAAAAATTCTAGCCTGAAATGTTTATGTAATGCGCTTTGTAATCTTTTTCGTGTGACGTATCTGATCTGCCACTTCACCCCAATCGCATAAAATATTGATGTCGCTACCCAATCTTTATACAAATTCATTGAATTAGACATTAATATTATGTCCTTCGATTAGATTGATGAATATTTTCTAGTACAAATTTCAGCGATGCGTTAGGATCCCCATGAGTTTCAATAGAAGAACCATGAAATTATTAACAATAAAAAGCCAAACATTTTAAGGTTAGCTCCTCAGCCTGGTGACATTTCGCGGTTGTTAGAACGATGGGAACTGGACACCGGAGGAGCACTTCCCAGTTTGCATGACAGGACACTCAATTATGTTTGAAGCAGAAGCATCGACACAGATGTAGATTTGGTACAGCTGACTGTTCCCAGATCCATCGGTGTTGCATTCAATCCGTGGGGTGGAACCAACTGCGCTCTTGATTGCATTTTTAATGCTACTCAAGCTGTAAGATCCCCCGTCTGCCTGGATTCCTGCAAAATGTACATATTCATTTCACAATCAATCAATGTATGTGTATGTCAGAGCTTGTTTGAAAGGCAACGTTAAGTATGAGAGTCCAATGTTTTGATTAGTCTAGAGGAGCGGTACCTGCGCTTTGAAGAATTTGGAGGAGATCAAGATTATCTTTGAGATCAAGTGCTGATTTGAAGTAGCCATGTTGGTCTAGGATGGATTCGGAACATGTTCCATGTTTGTCCCACTCGTGTGACCAAAATGTGGTGCCACCGCTGCTTGGGCAGGCAAGTGATGGCCAATCCTGTTCCATTCTGCTCACAAGATCTGATATCTGTAACATTAATTTAATCCCACGAACCAACATTAGAGACAATCAAGACTCGAGTAATTGTGCCAAGCAAGCGTATCGATATGACCTGAGGATTGTCAATAGAGTAGTAGAATCAATAATAGCGTATCCCCACTCCTTAATTAGGCTTAAAATCGGGGAGTTTTTGTTGCTTAATTTCCTCATAATTAAGTGAACTTTTTTCTAGCTTTCAATTTGATTACCTTGGATATATCGAAAGGGTTGCTGGAGTCACAATTTGATGGGTAAGAGCCATCATTATTCGTCGGCCAGAGACCATGAATCCCAAAGTCTGATGCTGGTTTCCCATTCGAGGGATAGCAACAACCTTGATCTGTATCGCAATATGATCCTGGCCACTgcataaaaatgtatagaattAGCGTGCTTTTAGCCAAATTATTGAAGTCCAGTGTGATTCATATATTGGCACATGATATAAGCCTCACCTGCtgaacaaaataaaagaaatcaaaatctTGTGCAACGCAGAAAGCTAAGAGAAACTGTACAAGGAAGAGCTTGGTTAGGACTGAAATATTGAGTTGCACTTCCATTTCTACTGATTTACTATCTGTATTgttaaagttttccaattatGGTGGTCCCATTTATAGCCAGCAAAAGAATACAAGCTTTATGTGTGAAATGAGGCTATTGACTGATATGTTTCTGCTTGGCAGTTTGCTTCGTGTCTTTCTCATTCAGACAGAAGAACTGGAAAGTTCTTCCGATTATATGCGGATATTCCTTATCTATTGCACGAATAACCAAAGGAGTTTGGTCTATCTATTTTGATTGATGTCGTTTGACTGATGCTAGGAAGAGGTCTCCCCTCTGATTGAGATTGCTTGTGGAACGAGTTGCTGTACAATTTTTAGACAAGTTGGAACATGCCAAGAAGCACGAGAAGTTGTGTGGAGCTGACTTCAAAGCAGGACTAGCGCCAAGTCTGGCCTGTAAAACCAGCGTCCATCATGTTTCCAGAGGATAACCGGTCCAGAGACTAGGAGTTCATTCTATTTTAATTTATGTACGTTTGACCGATATTAGGAGGAGGTCTCCATTCCCATTGAGATTGCTTGCTCAACATGTTTGTTTACTACTTACTTTGATCACTGATTCCTAAAAAGGGGGATGCGGTATTCAACGAAGCCGTTTTAGAAAAGCATAGAAGCTTTCCCCTGTAGTGTATTCCATTAGTTCAACTTCCGGCCAGTGGCAATGACCCTGATGAAATTCAAATGCATAGCTTAGTCCTTGTCGTACAAGAGGGTACAAGGTTCATAGTCCTTGTCGTACAAGAGGGTACAAGGTTCATGTGTGAAAATGATGGAGAAGATTGACTTGTTTCCGCTTTGGTTGTTTCGTTTTGTGATGTCTAAAATGTTGTTCCTGTACGTGGAAAACTGCAACTTCTATTCGTATCACAGAAAGATCCTGGCCACTGAACCAGGAGCAGGGAGAAGCTTTAGAGAAGTCAGAGAGGTCTAAGAAAAAAGCAAGGGTGAATGAAGCAGCTTCGTAAACTTCTAGTTTGTAATTAAGATTTTAGAATGAAGATGATAACTCAAGTTACTTGCCTGTTGAACAAGGTAGAAGAAATCGAAATCCCGTGCAACACATTCTAGTAGCGTGCATTGCAGTTTGGCAATATaaatcacacaaaaaaaaaaaatatgggtCTGACTTCCATGCTTGTAGAATATCGAAGTTATCTGCAAATTGCTGAAGCTGAACATCTTTGGAAGATTTATATGATGGAAGGAACTGTCAATTTCTTTTGGGTTATGATACTTAAAAACATTACCTATGATTCAGATCGCCAAGTCTGATCTCTAGTTATTACTTAATCCATTTCAGTCACTGCATTCACAAACCTTTGCCATGTTTCATATGACAATTTGGTGCTCAGTCATTAGACATTGAATCATTAAGCAGGTGGCTTATTTTATCATGCTCTCATTGCACTCCATCATGTAAGCGATGATAAATTTTACTTTCAGTGCTGTGCCTTGTTTAACTGAAGTACTATATTAAAACGCACTTTCGGTATCTTAGTAATTATTAGGACAATAGTTCTTGCTGAAGACTTGGATGCTATTTTCCTTTATTTTACAATTTCCCAAGAATCAAACCTCCGACCTCGCACACTTTCTGAGGGTGATGTCCAGCTACCTACTGGAATCACACTACatgatgaagaaatttgaaacTCTTTATACGAGTATCTTGCCTCCTGGGCTTTAATACTCTGGCTAAAATTCGAGTTGTTTTATAGCTGGAAACCTGAGTCATTGCCACAATATATATTTATAGTAATCCATTGGATTTGAATAAATCCAGAATCCCCTAGCTTTTGATTGGCCTCAATTTTCTGATAGATGAACTAGTTATCACCAGGACTTGGATTGAGCACACTATAACGTGAGTCACATGTAGAGCTCAGGTTTTGCATTCCTCCAATACGGAATCCAGAGTCCACTAGTATTTCATTATTCCCAAAGAAAGGAGAATCAGATATAGTACCACTATAAACAATTGGGCTAATTGATCTTCAAAGGACACTGAGCTACTGCATATTCAACGTCTTTTGCCTAGAAAGCGCTAGTCCCAAATAACTCGAGATTTGGTTAGTGAATCAAGGGATTATTGAGGAAACAGGGAGCACATGAAAGTGGACATGTCTTTTGTTATAAGACAAAAATAGCTGTCACTGCATGACAATAATGCATTCACTGAGCTTGATTTGTAGTAAGAGTACAAGTTCATCATGAGTCAGCAAATGCGTGTTTAGAACCCCACTTATTCTACTCCAATTATTAGACATGATATTCCCCACCAAGAGGTGGAAAGCAAAAAAAGATTATTAATCTAATCTCCATTAGGGTCCCTAAATGATAGGAAATTCTATGGAGGTATTGCATGCTCTCTTAAGAGTCACCGGACACTCAATGAGATCTGAACCAGCAGCATCCACACAAAGATAAACCTGGTAGAGCTGGATATTGCCTGAGGCATTAGTATTGCATTCAATTACTGGAATGTAACCTGTTCCTGCTTTTATAGCTTCTTTAATGTCATCTAACTTGTAAAGCTTCCCATCTGGTTGAATCCCTGCAGCAGAAGATTATACCTCTAGCTTGtcaaaaaacacacacacacacaatggTAAATTTTAACTGCAAAAGTTTGACAGCAAACTATACAACTAGCTAAACTGAATACCTGCATTCTTTAGTATTTGAAGGATATTGACTTTGTCCTTGATACTAAGAGCTGCTGCAAAGTAACCATGCTGGTCAAGTACAGGCAATGCACAGGTTCCATGTTTTGTCCATTCATGCGTCCAAAACTTGGTCGTGGTACTTTTCTTTCCACAATTGAAATTCGGCCAAGTCTTTTGCATTTCGCTGATTAAATCTGAGATCTGAATACGCAAGAATATGATTCACACCCTCATCAGAAAAAGGCTTGCAGACTCCATAGAGTTGTTAGTGAATCAGTTTCTTTGCAGACACAACTACATGTGACCAAAAGCCAGCTTCTTGTACATACTCCTCTTAGGAGAAGCCAATGGCAGGTTTTTCAATCATCATTCAATTCGTGCATTATCTGCATACATTCATAATATATGTGCGCATGCAGAACCAAAGAATTGATCGGGTCGAGATATTTCTAGATGTACCTTGGTCTCATTGTAGTGGCTATTAGGATTGCAGTCTTCTGGAAAGGTAACATTGTTGAAAACCGGCCAGAGGCCATGAATGGTGAAGTCTGTGGGCTTTCCTGCGGCTGGATAGCAGCAAGTTCTCTTTGTGTCGCAATATGCTCCAGGCCACTGAATTGACAttgcaaagaagaaaaaaaaaattgctgttTTAGAACTTAGGCAAATTGTTAGAAGTGAAGAAGGACATCGATAATTTTCAACTCAAGAAGACCCACCATTTGGACAAAGAAGAGAAAATCGTGGCTCTGAACTAGGCATAAATAGCACAGGCATTGCAGCACTAAAAGGTGAAAAGAGATTAAGCTGCTGAATTGCATGCTTATAAAGGAATGCAAAGAATATGTTATCCAACAAATTGGTAGAGATAGTAGTGCTGCTATCTTGGCTGTTGAAGTCGCTATTTAAAGATGAAATAGTGTGATgatattaataatttatttgaaCCAAGATTAGTTGGGGTGGTAAGTTTGGTGGGTGAACTTCAATCAGTTCTGAATGTGTCTCTAATATGAAAAGTTTAATAGCTCGAGACATGCAAGTGAAACATAATTGACGAgtaatttatcaaaaaaaaaaaaaaaaatccagagaGAGTAATCTATTGTGGGAGATCTTTGGATGGTTCAATCTACTGATTCTCCATCAGGATCAATTAACAGATTCTATGGCCGGTAGTAAATGATCATATCATCTTTGTTCTTTTGTTTGCCCACATGTCAttgtgataataataagtttgTGGTCCAATAGAAGTTTGTCAGTCTCCATCTATAATTGGTGATGTAGCCAGTCAGTATTAAGATTGTAAAACAAGACCGGTTAAAACTTAGGCCACGCTTGGATTGCGATTTTCCTTAGAAAACGTATTCGTGAacacatttccctatcacctttttacctcacatatatcaaatcgctacagtaatttttctacaaaaaatccagaaaaatgcaatcagTAACGCTCAATCATTGAGATGAACCTGAACTGCAACGTTCATCAGCAAAGTGAAAAAAGACATAGATATAATAATCAGTTAACATAATGCAATCTTGAAAGTTAGCAATTGAGATCGTTGATAGATATAATAAAGCGATTGTAAGATATAGTAATCCCagattttcactttatttgagGTGAGACGAAGAGGCTGTGACAATTGAACATACGAGAAAATGTGGCCTTGCAACTATACAGCCGACATTCCCTTATTGAATTTCATGTGTACCTACCACAATGCTTGGATTTGCTTTCATTGCGATAAAACTTGAAATTGCAGTCGTTGAATCAAAGGAACTCATCCCAGTAGAAATATCTATTTCTGTTTTTCAGTGTTTATTAGAAAAGAGAGCAGAATCAAAGGTGTAAATAAATGAGCTAACAAGATATGCCAGCATCTTTAAATTTTGAACCCAACACTCAATTGCTGTACGTTCAACATCTTCCCCTAAAATGCAAATCCAAGCAAATGGATAAATAACGAAACAGGaaatacattaaaaaaaaaaaagcgctcCCTTCTTTTATTGTAGGAGAAAAATAGCTTCACAGCCTGACAGACAATGCATAAAGTCAACTTTACTAGTACAATTTCACCATAAGTCAAAAACAGCGGTTTTACAACCCCACTTATTCTTCCCGAACAAGATGTGGACAGAAAATTATTAACCCAATCTCTGTCGTGGTCCCTAAAGCATAGGAAGCTCTATGGATGTATCCCTCTTAAGGGTCACTGGACACTCAATGAGGTATGAACCAGCTGCATCCACACAAAGATAAACATGGTAAAGCTGGATATTGCCTGAGGCATCAGTATTGCATTCAATCACTGGATTGTATCCTGTTCCAGCTTTTATGGCTTCTTTAATGTCATCTAACTTGTAAAACTTCCCATCCGGTTGAATCCCTGCGGCAGGTGGTTCACCCTACCTTGTCAATATTATTAATTTAACCAATGATTTTTAACTGCAATTTATCAACAGCAAATACTGAATGATCTGGCAAATATATATATGCCTACCTGCATTCTTAAGTATTTCAAGAAGATTTACTTTGTCCTTGATATTGAGAGCTGCTTTAAAGTATGCATGCTGATCAAGAACATCTTCTGAACAGGTACCATGTTTTGTCCATTCATGCGACCAGAATTTGGCACTGCTACTTTTCCTCCCACATTTGAAGGTTGGCCAGGTCTTCTCCAATTTAGTTGTTAAATCTGAGACCTAAACACAAAGAACAATGACTCTAGGGAGTTCTATACCTGATGAAAGTTGACACTACTTCATTTTAAGTTATTATTGATTCCTTGGAATCTGTTAATTCATAGCGTAGAGCAGCCAAGTGGTACTGAAGAAGAAATCGTGACTCTGAACCAGGCAAATATATGACAGACATTGCAGCACCAAAAGGTGAAGAAAGACTAAGCTACTGAATTGCATGCTTGTAGGAATGCAAAAAATTATCCAACAACAACTCGATAGTGGAGATAGTAGTGCTGCTATATTGGTTGCTGGAGGGACTATTTATAGCTGAAATGAGAGTATCCAAAAGAAGCCGACGTAGCAAGACGTGTGAAAATATGACTAGCAATTTTTTGTAACCAAGATTACTTGGTCATTTGTTTGGTGGGCAACCTTCAATTAGTTGTAAATACGTCTAATGTAAAGAATTAAATGGCTCGAGACATGCTAATGAACCACTGATACAACGTTGAGTATGCGAGTAATATATCAATTCTTTTTGTTTTATTCAATTATTTGTTCTTAGCCGGAAGAAGTAATCCACCGTTGAAGATCTTCAGAATAGCATATATAAGTAATAAGTTAATTAAGACGATCGAAATGGTAAATCGATGGGATTGTAAACTCTTAGAAATTAGAGGAGACAATTATGTGCTTGATATGGTTATTCTACTTTGCCCATTGCATTTTGTATTTTCTTGGGTATTAACAAAATCTTCCccacccaaaaagaaaagaaaaaacaaaggaaatttTCTAGAATAGGAAGTTTTCTTACAGAATCACTAGCACAAATATATGTGAAATTGACTGGCACAAATATCTACTTCTCACCGAGTCTCCTTCGTTCCA
This portion of the Coffea eugenioides isolate CCC68of chromosome 11, Ceug_1.0, whole genome shotgun sequence genome encodes:
- the LOC113754292 gene encoding extracellular ribonuclease LE-like, yielding MEVQLNISVLTKLFLVQFLLAFCVAQDFDFFYFVQQWPGSYCDTDQGCCYPSNGKPASDFGIHGLWPTNNDGSYPSNCDSSNPFDISKISDLVSRMEQDWPSLACPSSGGTTFWSHEWDKHGTCSESILDQHGYFKSALDLKDNLDLLQILQSAGIQADGGSYSLSSIKNAIKSAVGSTPRIECNTDGSGNSQLYQIYICVDASASNIIECPVMQTGKCSSGVQFPSF
- the LOC113752651 gene encoding ribonuclease 1-like produces the protein MFHVFAEEDRRLLKVSDLTTKLEKTWPTFKCGRKSSSAKFWSHEWTKHGTCSEDVLDQHAYFKAALNIKDKVNLLEILKNAGIQPDGKFYKLDDIKEAIKAGTGYNPVIECNTDASGNIQLYHVYLCVDAAGSYLIECPVTLKRDTSIELPML
- the LOC113753938 gene encoding extracellular ribonuclease LE-like, which gives rise to MQFSSLISFHLLVLQCLCYLCLVQSHDFLFFVQMWPGAYCDTKRTCCYPAAGKPTDFTIHGLWPVFNNVTFPEDCNPNSHYNETKISDLISEMQKTWPNFNCGKKSTTTKFWTHEWTKHGTCALPVLDQHGYFAAALSIKDKVNILQILKNAGIQPDGKLYKLDDIKEAIKAGTGYIPVIECNTNASGNIQLYQVYLCVDAAGSDLIECPVTLKRACNTSIEFPII
- the LOC113751599 gene encoding intracellular ribonuclease LX-like is translated as MKLKSAAFLSLLVLQCLAVLTVAQNDFDFFYLVQQWPASYCDTERSCCYPTTGKPAEDFSIHGLWPNRNDGSWPSNCDEGSSFHESEVSDLVKRMQQEWPSLACPSSDGVRFWSHEWEKHGTCSLLNQHQYFQTALDLKDKSNLLQVLKDAGIRPGKFYSLEKIKEAIQEGVGYTPFIECNVDQGGNRQLYQVYLCVDSSASDFIECPTFPHGRCGSEIEFPSFSSLHDEA